A single Microbacterium protaetiae DNA region contains:
- a CDS encoding PIN domain-containing protein, translated as MTDHFYLDSSVAIRILYGQSALASAWFEKATADAVVFSSRLLRTELTRVLRRDNKPLRRRDEILDYISTVSIDDTILAEAEAIIPHVKTLDAIHLASVIRSGLDATIVTHDATMRAVASQIGYATLDPVDPM; from the coding sequence GTGACGGACCACTTCTATCTTGACTCTTCGGTGGCGATCCGGATCCTTTACGGACAGTCGGCGCTGGCCTCCGCCTGGTTCGAGAAGGCCACTGCTGATGCGGTGGTCTTCTCTTCGCGCCTCTTGCGCACGGAGTTGACCCGGGTACTGCGCCGTGACAACAAACCACTTCGCCGACGGGACGAGATCCTCGACTACATCAGTACCGTGTCGATCGACGACACGATCCTCGCTGAAGCTGAGGCGATCATTCCGCACGTCAAGACCCTGGACGCGATCCACTTGGCATCGGTGATCCGGAGCGGCCTCGATGCGACCATCGTGACGCACGATGCCACCATGCGCGCGGTCGCTTCGCAGATTGGCTATGCCACGCTCGATCCTGTAGACCCAATGTGA
- a CDS encoding carbohydrate ABC transporter permease — protein MAVVAQEVAAIRRRPQRTTSWWLYAIGKTIVGVVFIVASLFPLLWLVIAGFKSKTEVISTPFQFFPEVWKWENYAQILGDPTFLLTMGWTFLGAVLFTALALTVNSLAAYAFARLDFRFKRTLWTVVITTMFIPGMTILLTSFIVVTDLGMLDSLAVLVIPGAATAAMIFFIRQFYLSIPSSLEEAAMLDGCGRLRIFFFLFLPLSKPPFVVMGITAFLAYWNSYVWPILTITSPERFVVQQFLATFRTGRGSSELGLLMAGSVLAAAPEIILFLIFQRQIIGNIKMAGLK, from the coding sequence ATGGCCGTCGTCGCACAGGAAGTCGCCGCGATCCGTCGTCGTCCGCAGCGCACCACCTCGTGGTGGCTCTATGCGATCGGCAAGACCATCGTCGGGGTGGTCTTCATCGTCGCCTCGCTCTTCCCGCTGCTCTGGCTGGTGATCGCGGGGTTCAAATCGAAGACCGAGGTCATCTCGACCCCCTTCCAGTTCTTTCCGGAGGTGTGGAAGTGGGAGAACTATGCGCAGATCCTCGGCGATCCCACCTTCCTCCTGACCATGGGATGGACTTTCCTTGGTGCAGTGCTGTTCACAGCGCTCGCCCTCACCGTCAACTCGCTGGCCGCTTACGCCTTCGCGCGCCTCGACTTCCGCTTCAAGCGCACGCTGTGGACCGTCGTCATCACGACGATGTTCATCCCCGGCATGACGATCTTGCTCACGAGCTTCATCGTTGTCACTGATCTGGGCATGCTCGACAGCCTTGCCGTCCTGGTCATCCCGGGTGCTGCCACCGCGGCGATGATCTTCTTCATCCGGCAGTTCTATCTCAGCATTCCGTCGAGCCTCGAAGAAGCGGCGATGCTGGACGGCTGCGGGCGACTGCGCATCTTCTTCTTTTTGTTCCTGCCGCTCTCCAAGCCCCCGTTCGTGGTGATGGGCATCACCGCGTTTCTGGCTTACTGGAACTCCTATGTCTGGCCGATCCTGACCATCACCAGCCCCGAGAGGTTCGTCGTGCAGCAGTTCCTTGCGACGTTCCGTACCGGGCGGGGTAGCTCCGAGCTTGGCCTGCTCATGGCGGGATCTGTCTTGGCCGCGGCGCCGGAAATCATCCTGTTCCTGATCTTCCAGCGCCAGATCATCGGCAACATCAAGATGGCCGGGCTGAAGTAA
- a CDS encoding energy-coupling factor ABC transporter ATP-binding protein has protein sequence MVISLRDVVVRLGEVEALRGVTLDVDARTVAVIGENGSGKSTFARLLAGLVPAASGSVRMLGLDPARDVAEVRRRVAVVFSNPDAQIVMPTVAEDVAFSLRPQRRRRRDAADKAADSAQVAASLARFGLTELAERSAYDLSGGQKQLLALAGAFVREPELVIADEPTAYLDARNARLVADHLLAETDHRLVVATHDMALAQRCEVAVLFADGRVRAVGEPAEVAATYEASLQC, from the coding sequence ATGGTGATCTCGCTGCGCGACGTCGTCGTACGCCTCGGCGAGGTCGAGGCGCTGCGCGGCGTCACGCTCGACGTGGACGCGCGTACTGTCGCGGTGATCGGCGAGAACGGCTCAGGCAAGTCGACGTTCGCCCGCCTGCTCGCGGGTCTCGTACCCGCGGCATCCGGCAGCGTTCGCATGCTGGGACTCGACCCCGCACGAGATGTTGCCGAGGTGCGACGCCGCGTCGCGGTCGTCTTCAGCAACCCCGACGCACAGATCGTCATGCCGACGGTGGCCGAGGACGTCGCCTTCTCGCTCCGACCACAGCGGCGGAGGCGACGGGACGCCGCCGACAAAGCCGCCGACAGCGCCCAAGTCGCGGCATCCCTCGCTCGTTTCGGCTTGACCGAGTTGGCAGAGCGTTCCGCATACGATCTGTCGGGCGGACAGAAGCAGCTGCTCGCCCTTGCCGGGGCGTTCGTGCGCGAGCCCGAGCTGGTGATCGCCGATGAGCCGACGGCCTATCTCGACGCGCGCAATGCTCGCCTGGTCGCCGACCACCTGCTTGCCGAGACGGACCACCGGCTCGTCGTGGCCACGCACGACATGGCGCTCGCCCAGCGCTGCGAGGTCGCCGTGCTGTTCGCCGACGGGCGCGTGCGCGCGGTCGGCGAACCCGCCGAGGTCGCCGCAACGTATGAGGCGAGCCTGCAGTGCTGA
- a CDS encoding FGGY-family carbohydrate kinase, producing MRCTLGVDIGTSSSKGVLVDDFGEIVASSVVAHGVQRPHAGWVEMDGETWWTEFVALVRDLVHTVADDIDLMAVGVSGMGPCVLLADEHDAPVRPAILYGVDARAGSQIERMTADLGDDTIVRFAGSHLSSQAAGPKIAWVADEEPRAYTRARRLFMPASFLVRKLSGAYVLDHQSASQTTPLYDIEHNVWHEEWWDRYARGIERPELHWAGEVAGTVTEQAARVTGIPPSTPVITGTIDAWSEAVSVGAHGVGDLMLMYGTTMFLIATGETALRTPSMWTTVGAYPGTRNLAGGLATSGAITAWLKEITGADYPELLAEAEASGPGSRGLVMLPYFAGERTPILDPDARGVLAGLTLDHTRGDLYRAALEATALGVRHNVETMRAAGADIRRIVAVGGGTQGALWLQVVSDATGLTQQVPQTTIGASYGAAFLAAQAVGTPDITEWNPIAQTIEPDPVAAVVYEELFDRYLRLYAGTKDVTHELAGVQKAGLS from the coding sequence ATGCGCTGCACGCTCGGTGTCGACATCGGCACGTCCAGCAGCAAGGGCGTGCTCGTCGATGATTTCGGGGAGATCGTCGCCAGCTCTGTCGTCGCCCATGGCGTGCAGCGTCCGCATGCTGGCTGGGTCGAGATGGACGGTGAGACCTGGTGGACCGAGTTCGTCGCGCTCGTGCGAGACCTGGTGCACACGGTTGCCGATGACATCGATCTCATGGCCGTGGGTGTCAGTGGCATGGGTCCGTGTGTGCTGCTCGCCGACGAGCACGACGCCCCGGTCCGGCCCGCCATCCTCTACGGGGTCGATGCCCGCGCCGGATCACAGATCGAACGGATGACGGCCGACCTCGGCGACGACACGATCGTGCGGTTCGCCGGCTCGCACCTGAGCTCACAGGCCGCCGGCCCCAAGATCGCCTGGGTTGCCGACGAAGAGCCGCGGGCCTACACCCGTGCACGGCGTCTGTTCATGCCGGCGTCTTTTCTGGTGCGCAAGCTGTCCGGCGCCTACGTGCTCGACCACCAGTCGGCGAGCCAGACGACGCCGCTCTATGACATCGAACACAACGTATGGCACGAGGAGTGGTGGGATCGCTACGCCCGCGGCATCGAGCGCCCCGAGCTGCACTGGGCGGGCGAGGTCGCCGGCACCGTGACCGAGCAAGCGGCGCGGGTCACCGGCATCCCACCCAGCACGCCCGTCATTACCGGCACCATCGACGCATGGAGCGAGGCCGTGAGCGTGGGTGCACACGGGGTCGGCGACCTGATGCTCATGTATGGCACGACGATGTTCCTCATCGCCACCGGCGAGACCGCTCTGCGTACGCCGTCGATGTGGACCACCGTCGGCGCCTACCCCGGCACCCGCAATCTCGCCGGGGGCCTTGCCACCAGCGGCGCGATCACGGCGTGGCTGAAAGAGATCACCGGTGCCGACTACCCGGAGCTGCTCGCGGAGGCCGAGGCATCCGGCCCGGGATCGCGAGGCCTGGTGATGCTGCCGTACTTTGCCGGCGAGCGCACACCGATTCTCGACCCCGATGCGCGGGGCGTCCTCGCTGGACTCACTCTCGACCACACCCGCGGCGACCTCTACCGAGCAGCTCTCGAGGCCACCGCGCTCGGGGTGCGGCACAATGTCGAGACGATGCGGGCCGCCGGTGCCGACATCCGGCGCATCGTCGCCGTCGGCGGCGGCACGCAGGGCGCACTGTGGCTGCAGGTAGTGTCGGATGCCACGGGTCTGACCCAGCAGGTTCCGCAGACGACGATCGGCGCGAGCTACGGGGCGGCCTTTCTCGCGGCCCAGGCCGTCGGCACACCGGACATCACCGAGTGGAACCCGATTGCGCAGACCATCGAACCCGATCCCGTCGCCGCGGTCGTCTACGAAGAGCTCTTCGATCGGTACCTGCGCCTGTATGCCGGGACGAAGGACGTCACCCACGAACTGGCCGGCGTGCAGAAGGCGGGTCTCTCGTGA
- a CDS encoding TetR family transcriptional regulator — MASSETVRRHTQDDVARTALRLLDDVGLPDLTMRRLAAALDVQPSALYHHFPNKQALLADLADRIVSPRPVATTSGEWDRDVRSAAAALRDGLLAYRDGAEVVASTLSMGLGADAALRRLSDSIALGGFDEATTRRAATALLHFVLGHVSHEQQRLQYDSLGVVVGRGPDASADAFAFGVDLLVEGLRARVVSYL; from the coding sequence ATGGCCTCCAGCGAAACCGTGCGCCGACACACACAGGATGATGTCGCACGTACGGCGTTGCGCCTGCTCGATGATGTGGGGCTCCCAGACCTGACAATGCGGCGTCTAGCGGCAGCGTTGGACGTGCAGCCGAGCGCGCTGTACCACCACTTCCCGAACAAGCAGGCGCTGCTGGCCGACCTCGCCGATCGCATCGTGTCGCCGCGCCCGGTGGCCACGACGTCGGGCGAATGGGATCGCGACGTGCGTTCCGCGGCTGCGGCGCTGCGTGATGGGCTCCTCGCCTATCGCGATGGTGCCGAGGTTGTTGCGAGCACGCTGTCGATGGGGCTGGGCGCGGATGCCGCGCTCCGTCGCCTCAGTGATTCGATCGCTTTGGGCGGCTTCGATGAGGCGACGACGCGACGTGCGGCGACGGCGCTGCTGCACTTCGTGCTCGGCCATGTCTCGCACGAGCAGCAGCGGCTGCAGTACGACAGCCTTGGTGTGGTCGTGGGGCGTGGTCCAGATGCCTCGGCCGACGCCTTCGCATTCGGGGTCGACCTGCTCGTCGAGGGTCTGCGGGCGCGGGTCGTCAGCTATCTCTAG
- a CDS encoding type II toxin-antitoxin system Phd/YefM family antitoxin yields MKTITVGQLRQNPTEMLADVESGATYRITRHDREVGRVVPPGSGAVLTPPKKPGPARTSRLEQMDVETAESLDALIDEMKSDW; encoded by the coding sequence ATGAAGACGATCACCGTCGGGCAGTTGCGCCAGAATCCCACGGAGATGCTCGCCGATGTCGAATCGGGAGCGACTTATCGCATTACGCGACACGACCGTGAGGTTGGTCGCGTCGTGCCGCCGGGGTCCGGCGCGGTGCTCACGCCTCCGAAGAAGCCCGGACCAGCCCGGACGTCCCGGCTGGAACAGATGGACGTCGAGACCGCAGAGTCGCTTGATGCACTTATCGACGAGATGAAGAGCGACTGGTGA
- a CDS encoding DUF4185 domain-containing protein: protein MTPLKRTVAATAIAGIAITGTLLGGFATAQSPEPDRTTHIQTRGTGAGDAATAATTMAADSTPATVVEKLTGPDAPNNTAGRWDIKATDLGILWDDGHGQVLAAFGDTFGNAWAGPGGGAPANGNWRSNVLARSSDRELSDGMLLQSSPQSPEGVAKQLIPSKKINGDEITTIPTAGISVGRRQYLGFMSVKQWGDPGKWDTNEAGLAYSDDDGETWTVSDTAWQNNDDGTDPFQMQAYARRDGYVYVFGTQNGRNGPASLARVPERRLLDKGAYRYWDGRRWSKSEADATPIVEAPISELSVQYDAYTHRYLMMTLSGPDIVLRTAKSPQGPWSSPQTVAHAADYPGLYGGFLHPWNRNGDIYFTMSSWSPYNVYLMHMQLDRNGKIINPNLVTDPSFERGVAMGDGAWSCTDNCGIDNAPASAFSGDHNAFVRYNTGWRNIYQNIAVAPHRKYRLTGFIRTSTNSDNGYFGARTTSGAVISEAHFVSVGAWTRFTVDFDSGTNETVQVYAGVWTNSGDIWLQADDVAVVRQ from the coding sequence ATGACGCCTCTGAAACGAACGGTCGCCGCCACCGCGATCGCGGGCATCGCCATCACGGGGACGTTGCTAGGCGGGTTCGCCACCGCACAGTCACCGGAACCCGATAGAACCACCCATATCCAGACGAGGGGGACCGGGGCGGGGGATGCCGCAACCGCGGCAACCACGATGGCCGCTGACTCCACCCCCGCCACCGTCGTCGAGAAGCTCACCGGTCCCGACGCGCCAAACAACACCGCTGGCCGGTGGGACATCAAAGCAACGGATCTCGGCATCCTCTGGGATGACGGCCACGGGCAGGTACTCGCCGCCTTCGGCGACACGTTCGGCAACGCTTGGGCGGGTCCAGGAGGCGGTGCACCGGCCAACGGCAACTGGCGCAGCAATGTGCTGGCGCGGTCCAGTGACCGCGAGTTGTCCGACGGGATGCTTCTGCAAAGCTCGCCGCAGTCACCCGAGGGAGTCGCCAAACAGCTGATCCCTTCCAAGAAGATCAACGGCGATGAGATCACAACGATCCCCACCGCGGGCATTTCCGTCGGCCGCCGCCAGTATCTCGGTTTCATGTCAGTGAAGCAGTGGGGCGACCCGGGCAAGTGGGACACAAACGAGGCCGGCCTTGCCTATTCCGACGACGACGGCGAGACCTGGACGGTGTCCGACACCGCCTGGCAGAACAACGACGATGGCACGGATCCGTTCCAGATGCAGGCGTACGCGCGTCGCGACGGATATGTGTATGTCTTCGGCACGCAGAACGGGCGCAACGGTCCGGCATCCCTCGCACGGGTGCCCGAACGTCGACTGCTCGACAAGGGCGCATACCGTTACTGGGACGGCCGGCGCTGGAGCAAGAGCGAGGCGGATGCCACGCCCATCGTCGAGGCACCGATCAGCGAGCTGTCGGTGCAGTACGACGCCTACACCCACCGATATCTGATGATGACGCTGTCGGGTCCCGACATCGTGCTGCGCACCGCGAAGAGCCCGCAGGGGCCGTGGTCGTCGCCGCAGACGGTGGCGCACGCGGCGGACTATCCGGGGCTGTACGGCGGGTTCTTACACCCGTGGAACCGCAACGGTGACATCTACTTCACGATGTCGTCGTGGAGTCCATACAACGTCTACCTGATGCATATGCAGCTCGACCGCAACGGCAAGATCATCAACCCGAACCTGGTGACCGACCCGAGCTTTGAGCGGGGCGTCGCGATGGGTGACGGAGCGTGGTCGTGCACGGACAACTGCGGCATCGACAACGCACCGGCGAGTGCCTTCAGCGGTGACCACAATGCGTTCGTGCGCTACAACACCGGGTGGCGCAACATTTACCAGAACATCGCGGTCGCACCGCACAGGAAGTATCGGCTGACCGGGTTCATCCGCACCTCGACCAACAGCGACAACGGTTACTTCGGCGCCCGGACCACCTCGGGCGCCGTGATCTCCGAAGCGCACTTCGTCTCTGTCGGCGCGTGGACCCGCTTCACGGTCGACTTCGACAGCGGAACGAACGAGACTGTTCAGGTGTACGCCGGGGTCTGGACCAACAGCGGCGACATCTGGCTGCAGGCAGATGACGTGGCCGTCGTCCGACAATGA
- a CDS encoding carbohydrate ABC transporter permease, which produces MTVTHPTMTETEALIVPDARAARHRHRRYLYRDGKIAYWLLLPAVVLLAIFVIWPAIYAAYLSFHDWSFYKAPEFVGWRNYANVLTDPLFWAAIGRGFVFVAMTVPPMLLLAFGFSSLVVAVSRHFASTLKVSIYLPTIISTVITSIIFVVIYDYSGGLLNAFLGLFGIDPVAWLGDPKWALLAIAIPAIWLGMGLTSLIMVAAMIDIPTEYYEAAAMEGANWWQKTFFITIPQMKNIILYLLVTGFVAAIQQLDLPLVMTQGGPLDSTTLPNLFIFNHFTNDVNVGYSIAAALLLFVVLGTVSALIFRFVNSERLVD; this is translated from the coding sequence ATGACCGTGACGCACCCCACCATGACCGAGACGGAAGCGCTGATCGTTCCTGACGCGCGCGCCGCACGGCATCGGCATCGGCGATATCTGTATCGTGACGGGAAGATCGCATACTGGCTGCTGCTTCCGGCGGTGGTGCTGCTGGCGATCTTCGTGATCTGGCCCGCGATCTACGCTGCTTACCTGTCATTCCACGACTGGAGCTTCTACAAGGCGCCCGAGTTCGTCGGCTGGCGCAATTACGCTAACGTCCTCACCGATCCGCTCTTCTGGGCAGCGATCGGTCGCGGATTCGTCTTTGTCGCAATGACCGTCCCTCCGATGCTGCTCCTGGCGTTCGGCTTCTCGAGCCTGGTCGTCGCGGTCTCCCGGCACTTTGCCAGCACCTTGAAGGTCTCGATCTACCTTCCGACGATCATCTCAACGGTCATCACGTCGATCATCTTCGTGGTCATTTACGACTATTCCGGTGGTCTGCTCAACGCCTTTCTCGGACTCTTCGGCATCGATCCCGTCGCCTGGCTCGGCGACCCGAAGTGGGCGTTGTTGGCGATCGCCATCCCTGCCATCTGGCTCGGCATGGGTCTCACGTCACTCATCATGGTGGCCGCGATGATCGACATTCCCACCGAGTACTACGAGGCAGCCGCGATGGAGGGTGCGAACTGGTGGCAGAAGACCTTCTTCATCACGATTCCGCAGATGAAGAACATCATCCTGTACCTCCTCGTCACCGGGTTCGTCGCAGCGATTCAGCAGCTCGACTTGCCGCTGGTGATGACTCAGGGCGGGCCGCTCGATTCGACTACCTTGCCGAACCTGTTCATCTTCAACCACTTCACCAACGACGTGAACGTGGGGTACTCGATCGCCGCCGCGCTTCTGCTGTTCGTCGTGCTCGGCACCGTGTCGGCGCTCATCTTCCGTTTCGTCAACTCCGAGAGGCTGGTGGATTGA
- a CDS encoding energy-coupling factor transporter transmembrane component T family protein, translated as MLSLYRPGDGLLHRMPAGPKLSLLVMLVLAVSLLPTEPWSAVMAACTCLLVYMFAGLRDGMLGLRVLGTQLWALKWVVALMLVGQVIFLGPLPAVLNTARVVAALLLAALLALTTRVTALLDAVERGLAPLAALRIDPARVALMLTITLSTLPVMGRFAHDVREAQRARGARPGVRTFAVPYLVMALKHANELGDALAARGVR; from the coding sequence GTGCTGAGTCTCTATCGCCCGGGCGACGGGCTGCTGCATCGCATGCCTGCTGGGCCCAAGCTCTCACTCCTCGTCATGCTGGTGCTTGCGGTGTCACTCCTGCCGACCGAACCGTGGTCCGCGGTGATGGCCGCATGCACATGCCTGCTCGTGTATATGTTTGCCGGACTGCGCGACGGGATGCTGGGTCTCCGCGTCCTCGGCACCCAGCTGTGGGCACTCAAATGGGTTGTTGCGCTCATGCTCGTGGGTCAGGTGATCTTCCTCGGGCCACTGCCGGCCGTGCTGAACACGGCGCGGGTGGTCGCAGCATTACTGCTGGCAGCGCTCCTGGCGCTGACGACCCGCGTGACAGCGTTGCTGGACGCTGTCGAGCGCGGACTCGCACCGCTCGCCGCCCTGCGCATCGATCCGGCACGCGTGGCACTCATGCTGACAATCACCCTGTCGACATTGCCAGTCATGGGGCGCTTCGCGCACGACGTGCGCGAAGCGCAGCGCGCCCGCGGCGCGCGACCAGGCGTGCGAACATTCGCCGTGCCCTACCTCGTCATGGCACTCAAGCACGCCAACGAGCTCGGGGACGCTCTCGCCGCTCGCGGCGTCCGTTGA
- a CDS encoding LacI family DNA-binding transcriptional regulator — protein MAERNEPLFCNRFHHCIVVAMRCQRAVTATRVGDMATIYEVAKMAGVSPATVSRVFNGIGVSEAKTQAVRDAARQLRFSPNRTARSLRRQESEVIALVIPDIENPYFTELARGVEDVAQKAGYSVVLCNSDAQVEKEARYLQIAIAEHMAGVILAAAADHTNLDDILATGRPVVAVDRGTGYDIDGVVMANRSAGRAATENLVDAGYRRIAFIAGPELIETAQERAQGWRAVMASRVPDAPVDELLRYSSFQVDGGRGAMEELLALAEPPDAVVAGNNLIGVGAIQVLTEHGLTPPRLGVAVIGSLPFTTLSPSAVTIVRLPARHMGVTAATLLLERIGGDGQPSRTVVLRNEVQPATAVRSA, from the coding sequence GTGGCCGAGCGCAACGAACCGCTCTTCTGTAATCGATTTCATCACTGTATTGTGGTCGCAATGCGCTGTCAACGCGCAGTGACAGCGACACGGGTGGGAGACATGGCCACGATCTACGAAGTGGCGAAAATGGCGGGGGTCTCGCCGGCGACCGTCTCGCGCGTGTTCAACGGGATCGGAGTCTCCGAGGCCAAGACTCAGGCAGTGCGCGATGCCGCTCGGCAATTGCGGTTCAGTCCGAATCGGACGGCACGGTCGCTGCGGCGGCAGGAGTCCGAGGTGATCGCTTTGGTCATCCCCGACATCGAGAACCCCTATTTCACCGAGCTCGCGCGCGGCGTCGAAGATGTCGCGCAGAAGGCCGGCTACTCCGTCGTGCTATGCAATTCCGACGCGCAGGTCGAGAAGGAGGCCCGGTACTTGCAGATTGCGATCGCCGAGCACATGGCCGGTGTCATCCTGGCGGCGGCGGCTGATCACACGAATCTTGACGACATTCTGGCGACGGGGCGACCAGTGGTCGCGGTCGACCGCGGTACCGGTTACGACATTGACGGCGTTGTGATGGCAAACCGTTCGGCGGGCAGGGCCGCCACGGAGAACCTGGTGGATGCGGGCTACCGCCGTATAGCGTTCATCGCAGGCCCCGAACTCATCGAAACGGCGCAGGAGCGCGCGCAAGGCTGGCGGGCCGTGATGGCTTCGCGCGTCCCGGACGCCCCGGTCGATGAGCTGCTGCGATACTCGAGTTTCCAGGTCGACGGCGGACGCGGCGCGATGGAGGAGCTTCTCGCACTCGCCGAGCCCCCCGATGCGGTGGTTGCCGGTAACAACCTCATCGGCGTGGGCGCGATCCAGGTGCTCACGGAGCACGGGCTGACTCCGCCGCGACTCGGCGTGGCGGTGATCGGCTCGCTCCCGTTCACGACGCTGTCGCCCAGCGCGGTGACTATTGTGCGGCTACCGGCGCGGCACATGGGGGTGACTGCGGCGACGCTTCTGCTTGAACGGATCGGCGGCGACGGCCAACCCTCCCGCACCGTGGTGCTGCGCAACGAGGTGCAGCCGGCCACGGCTGTGCGCTCGGCCTGA
- a CDS encoding biotin transporter BioY, producing the protein MTRSRLATSDIARVAVFAAVIAVLGLPGGFTIFGAVPITAQTLGVMLAGAILGPWLGALSMTVFLALVALGLPLLSGGRGGVAVFVGPSAGYLIGFVAGALVIGLIVHARNHKPQLWRTFAGVVLGGILVVYAFGIPLQAWITRLPLGETFLTSLVFIPGDLIKAVLATAVTMTLVRAYPRAFRRTW; encoded by the coding sequence ATGACTCGCAGCCGTCTCGCGACCTCGGACATCGCGCGCGTCGCCGTCTTCGCCGCCGTTATCGCGGTACTCGGGCTGCCTGGCGGCTTCACGATCTTCGGCGCGGTTCCAATCACGGCGCAGACGCTCGGAGTCATGCTCGCCGGTGCGATCCTCGGCCCTTGGCTGGGTGCTCTGTCGATGACGGTGTTCCTCGCCCTGGTGGCGCTAGGCCTTCCTTTGCTCTCCGGCGGACGCGGTGGCGTCGCGGTATTCGTCGGTCCGTCTGCCGGGTATCTCATCGGCTTCGTCGCCGGGGCGCTCGTGATCGGGCTCATCGTGCATGCCAGGAACCACAAGCCACAGCTGTGGCGCACTTTCGCGGGCGTCGTCCTCGGCGGCATTCTCGTCGTATACGCCTTCGGTATTCCGTTGCAGGCATGGATCACCCGACTCCCCCTGGGTGAGACGTTCCTGACCAGCCTGGTGTTCATTCCGGGCGACCTGATCAAGGCGGTGCTGGCCACCGCGGTCACGATGACCCTTGTCCGCGCCTACCCGCGGGCATTCCGTCGCACATGGTGA
- a CDS encoding glycoside hydrolase family 172 protein — protein sequence MQTRSISPENFDGSVGGGARATDGTGASCARDLGPGWKISPSVDVKAGETFDLANIDGAGKITHIWITTHTDNWRTLILRAYWDGASDPAVEVPYGDFFCNGWGVFAQVNSQMIAANPHGGFNSYWPMPFRTGARLTIENTSTVDVRVYYQVTYETGGDYAGEGYFHAQWHRSNPLDELVPHTILEGIEGQGHYVGTYIAWGVNSNGWWGEGEIKFYMDDDTDHPTICGTGTEDYFGGAWNFDVPGQGYTAFSTPYLGMPQVIRPDGLYVSQQRFGMYRWHVADPIHFATGLPRVDIQALGWRSGWRYLPLRDDIASTAMFYLDRPTARRPKTPSADELEVHLGATPVPDIGATPPREP from the coding sequence GTGCAGACCCGGTCCATCTCCCCCGAGAATTTCGACGGTTCGGTCGGCGGTGGCGCCCGAGCGACCGACGGCACCGGGGCATCCTGCGCCCGCGATCTTGGCCCCGGCTGGAAGATCTCGCCGAGCGTCGACGTCAAGGCCGGTGAGACGTTCGATCTGGCGAACATTGACGGCGCCGGCAAGATCACGCACATCTGGATCACCACGCACACCGACAACTGGCGCACTCTGATCTTGCGCGCCTACTGGGATGGGGCATCCGACCCCGCCGTCGAGGTGCCGTACGGAGATTTCTTCTGCAACGGCTGGGGCGTGTTCGCGCAGGTGAACTCGCAGATGATCGCCGCCAACCCGCACGGCGGGTTCAATTCGTACTGGCCGATGCCGTTCCGCACCGGCGCGCGCCTCACGATCGAGAACACCTCCACGGTCGACGTGCGCGTCTACTATCAGGTCACCTACGAGACCGGCGGCGACTATGCGGGCGAGGGGTACTTCCACGCGCAATGGCATCGGTCGAACCCGCTTGACGAGCTTGTACCACACACGATCCTGGAGGGCATCGAGGGGCAGGGCCACTACGTAGGCACCTACATCGCCTGGGGCGTGAACTCGAACGGCTGGTGGGGTGAGGGCGAGATCAAGTTCTACATGGACGACGACACCGACCACCCCACGATCTGCGGCACCGGGACGGAGGACTACTTCGGCGGCGCCTGGAACTTTGATGTACCCGGGCAGGGATACACGGCCTTCTCGACGCCGTATCTCGGGATGCCGCAGGTCATCCGCCCCGACGGGCTCTACGTCTCGCAGCAGCGGTTCGGCATGTACCGCTGGCATGTCGCCGACCCGATCCACTTCGCGACGGGGCTCCCCAGGGTCGACATCCAGGCGCTCGGCTGGCGCAGCGGATGGCGCTATCTGCCACTGCGCGATGACATCGCCTCGACGGCGATGTTCTACCTCGACCGACCAACGGCCAGGCGACCCAAAACGCCGAGCGCCGACGAACTGGAGGTACACCTAGGGGCCACCCCGGTGCCCGACATCGGCGCCACCCCGCCTCGCGAACCGTAG